From a single Flavobacteriales bacterium genomic region:
- the mtaB gene encoding tRNA (N(6)-L-threonylcarbamoyladenosine(37)-C(2))-methylthiotransferase MtaB yields the protein MSTSGTVAFHTLGCKLNFAETSTLARSLEEAGYARVRPEERPDVFVLNTCSVTENADKECRRHVRRFRNINSEAFIAVVGCYAQLKPEEILTIPGVDLVLGANEKFDLASYIERSTLGHSGLDPESQSGRPAPSKGEAHYSPIKDTKTFVPSYNANDRTRTFLKVQDGCDYFCSFCTIPLARGRSRSATIEETVALAREIAASGVKEIVLTGVNTGDFGKSNGASSGVEKENFLQLIEALDEVEGIDRFRISSIEPNLCHDGVIDFVAKSKRFAPHFHMPLQSGSDAILERMRRRYDTALYADRVAHIKRVMPHACIGVDVITGTPGETDEEFLKTHEFIRSIAVDYLHVFTYSERANTTAVRMEDAIPMETRRERTKQLRILSSKLQRAFYEEHSGTTRDVLFETENVEGHMLGYTDNYIRLTMPYDPSLTNKITTASLETINGDGQVIGTIPTNELSNCLIV from the coding sequence ATGAGCACCTCCGGCACGGTTGCCTTTCATACGCTTGGTTGCAAGCTCAATTTCGCCGAGACCAGCACCCTTGCGCGGTCATTGGAAGAAGCGGGCTATGCACGTGTTAGACCTGAAGAACGACCGGATGTATTCGTGTTGAACACCTGCAGCGTTACAGAGAATGCCGACAAGGAATGCAGGCGGCATGTACGTCGGTTCAGGAACATCAATTCCGAAGCATTCATTGCCGTTGTGGGTTGTTACGCACAGCTCAAACCAGAAGAAATTCTGACTATTCCGGGAGTGGATCTCGTATTGGGAGCCAATGAAAAGTTCGATCTGGCCAGTTACATCGAACGCTCCACTTTGGGTCATTCCGGGCTTGACCCGGAATCTCAAAGCGGCAGGCCCGCCCCCTCCAAAGGCGAGGCCCACTACTCCCCCATCAAGGACACGAAAACCTTCGTCCCTAGTTACAACGCGAACGACCGGACACGGACATTCTTGAAGGTGCAGGACGGGTGTGATTATTTCTGCTCGTTCTGCACGATCCCATTAGCACGTGGTAGAAGTCGAAGTGCGACCATCGAAGAAACCGTGGCATTGGCAAGAGAGATCGCTGCCTCGGGGGTGAAGGAGATCGTACTCACTGGCGTGAATACCGGTGATTTCGGAAAAAGCAACGGGGCTTCAAGCGGAGTCGAGAAGGAGAATTTCCTTCAACTGATCGAGGCACTTGATGAAGTTGAAGGCATCGATCGTTTCCGTATCAGCAGCATTGAACCGAATCTCTGCCATGACGGAGTGATCGACTTTGTCGCCAAGAGCAAACGCTTCGCGCCACATTTCCACATGCCGCTTCAAAGTGGCAGCGATGCGATCTTGGAACGCATGCGCAGGCGCTACGACACCGCGTTGTATGCGGATCGCGTTGCACACATCAAACGTGTAATGCCCCATGCATGCATTGGTGTAGATGTGATAACCGGCACGCCCGGAGAAACGGATGAAGAGTTCCTGAAGACCCATGAATTCATACGGAGCATTGCGGTGGACTATCTGCATGTATTTACTTACAGCGAACGCGCCAACACCACTGCCGTGCGTATGGAAGATGCCATCCCAATGGAAACACGCAGGGAACGCACCAAACAACTGCGTATCCTGAGCAGCAAATTGCAACGGGCGTTCTATGAAGAACATAGTGGTACCACACGCGATGTTCTTTTCGAGACCGAGAATGTGGAGGGCCACATGCTAGGGTATACGGACAACTACATTCGCTTAACTATGCCTTACGACCCATCATTGACCAACAAGATCACCACAGCGTCTTTGGAGACCATTAATGGCGACGGTCAAGTAATTGGCACTATTCCAACCAACGAATTATCCAATTGTCTGATCGTTTGA
- a CDS encoding prolipoprotein diacylglyceryl transferase — protein MYPTLYHALLDLTGIDLPFLKFMNSFGFFVAVAFVFASWTLGLELRRKEREGLLQPVMRKVKVGYPATPMELISNALLGFVLGWKGLYLILDFSSATADPQGTLLSAKGNLLGGIALGCFMVWWKWREKEKQKLAEPKIEEYRMQAHEHSGNITLTAALYGVIGAKLFHWLENPDEFIRFIKQPAGAELFSGLTMYGGLIFAGFMVIRYFRRNGIPPWAGMDAAAPGVMLAYGVGRLGCQTSGDGDWGIVNNRPAPSWIPDWLWSYDFPNNVNGVGIPMTDGTAFPGYGMVLPEPVWPTSIYEFIMGVGLFFVLWAWRKKLSVPGMIFFLFLALNGVERFFIEKIRVNVPFAGTWTQAEVISLILIIVGIAGMIMRQRTKTLPNGPQEAHGTS, from the coding sequence ATGTACCCTACCCTCTACCACGCCTTGCTGGACCTTACCGGGATCGACCTGCCGTTCTTGAAATTCATGAACAGCTTCGGGTTCTTCGTGGCCGTGGCGTTCGTATTTGCGAGTTGGACCTTGGGACTGGAGCTACGTCGAAAAGAGCGTGAAGGATTGCTGCAACCCGTTATGCGCAAGGTGAAAGTGGGCTACCCAGCTACGCCAATGGAGTTGATCAGCAATGCGTTGCTCGGTTTCGTGTTGGGATGGAAAGGGCTGTACTTGATCTTGGATTTTTCCAGCGCCACGGCAGACCCACAAGGCACATTGCTTAGCGCCAAAGGCAACTTGCTAGGTGGAATAGCCTTGGGTTGTTTCATGGTCTGGTGGAAATGGCGCGAAAAAGAAAAGCAGAAACTCGCTGAGCCTAAAATTGAAGAATACCGGATGCAGGCCCACGAGCACAGTGGCAACATCACGCTTACTGCGGCGCTCTATGGGGTCATCGGTGCGAAGCTGTTCCATTGGCTGGAGAATCCAGATGAATTCATTCGGTTCATCAAACAGCCGGCCGGTGCAGAATTGTTCAGCGGTCTTACCATGTACGGCGGCTTGATCTTTGCCGGCTTCATGGTGATCCGCTATTTCAGAAGGAATGGTATCCCCCCTTGGGCTGGAATGGATGCAGCCGCACCGGGAGTAATGCTTGCGTACGGTGTTGGACGGTTGGGCTGCCAGACCAGTGGCGATGGTGATTGGGGCATCGTGAATAACAGACCTGCACCAAGCTGGATCCCGGACTGGCTATGGAGTTACGACTTCCCGAACAACGTTAATGGAGTTGGAATTCCGATGACCGACGGCACTGCTTTTCCAGGCTATGGCATGGTACTACCGGAACCTGTCTGGCCCACTTCCATATACGAATTCATCATGGGCGTTGGCCTGTTCTTCGTACTGTGGGCATGGAGGAAAAAGCTAAGCGTTCCAGGTATGATCTTCTTCCTATTCCTGGCACTGAACGGCGTGGAGCGGTTCTTCATTGAAAAGATCCGCGTGAACGTGCCATTTGCTGGAACATGGACACAAGCAGAAGTAATATCGCTTATATTGATCATCGTTGGAATTGCAGGAATGATCATGCGCCAGCGCACTAAGACACTACCCAATGGACCTCAAGAAGCTCACGGAACAAGTTGA
- a CDS encoding T9SS type A sorting domain-containing protein, which produces MRTTLYPTTRVLTTATLLCGALALQAITVNIQITAHEICTYADGTAQANVSGGVPPYTYLWSTGATTASVSGLSAGPISVTVTDSQSDEALGNQTVLSVGYSIAAVTGGSLCPGDAYGGYLFMTELPNGPITFSSPFFTGLYMGENVYSAYYTGPYSTTTSTQLQFTDANGCAGELHSGYRLGQPTWTTPVILDLQGTCAGAANGSIEALLLHSPTYARTWHQLTDGAGSVFGPDGSIVGTGSGAYGHTPVESSDILNTWTGLAPGEYWLTQSVNFAPFTEWQPGGGCGDSVMVTIPDLGSGCSNISGKVFMDYDLNCVKNGTERFRPNSLLQFDPGPYFATTNAGGAYSLNVPNGTYTVTEITSDAEQHCHPEPVTVNANGLAVLDFADTALVALDVELTMASGPARPGFELAYAIDMANLTPDATGNNQVVMTFDPTLVFISASLNPSSSTANTLTWNNVGNMNNFATRDLLVRFQIPSNVGLIGTQLSATATVTPVNLDAVPVNNTATWLVTIIGSFDPNDKTANTSHGNSSTIYLIDEDEWVDYVVRFQNTGSDTAFLVVITDTLPAQLDPATIRMGAGSHNFIWSLSGQGILRWTFPNILLPDSNVNEAASHGFVSFRIRPHEPLAPGTVISNTANIFFDFNDPVITEPSVLVAEFSTGLNAEFNSEDLNVFPNPTNGSVRVNYDNGGMRSLALLAMDGRTVLSEQLGGNAMAEIDLATIATGTYVLVIISGRGEQLHTRVTKF; this is translated from the coding sequence ATGAGAACCACCCTGTACCCTACAACTCGCGTGTTGACCACGGCTACCCTTCTTTGTGGTGCGCTTGCGCTACAAGCGATCACCGTGAACATACAGATCACGGCGCACGAGATCTGTACCTATGCCGATGGTACGGCACAAGCCAATGTGAGCGGTGGGGTGCCGCCGTACACTTATCTGTGGAGCACTGGTGCTACCACGGCATCGGTATCGGGCCTGAGCGCTGGTCCGATCTCCGTTACGGTAACGGACAGCCAGAGCGATGAGGCGCTCGGGAACCAAACCGTTCTGTCGGTCGGGTACAGCATCGCTGCCGTAACCGGGGGCAGCCTCTGCCCGGGTGATGCCTATGGAGGCTACCTGTTCATGACCGAGCTACCCAATGGCCCGATAACCTTCAGCTCACCTTTCTTCACGGGCCTCTACATGGGTGAAAATGTCTACTCGGCCTACTACACGGGTCCATACAGTACTACAACCAGCACTCAGTTGCAGTTCACGGACGCGAATGGTTGTGCTGGAGAACTGCATAGCGGTTACAGATTGGGGCAGCCGACCTGGACCACACCGGTGATCCTTGATCTGCAGGGCACGTGTGCCGGTGCTGCCAATGGATCCATCGAGGCCCTTTTGCTCCACAGTCCCACTTATGCACGTACGTGGCATCAATTGACCGATGGTGCCGGCTCCGTATTCGGGCCGGACGGCTCCATCGTAGGAACGGGTTCAGGCGCCTATGGTCACACACCAGTCGAGTCGTCCGACATTCTCAATACTTGGACGGGCCTTGCACCAGGTGAGTATTGGTTGACACAGTCGGTCAACTTCGCGCCGTTCACAGAATGGCAGCCCGGCGGTGGTTGTGGCGATTCTGTGATGGTGACCATTCCGGACCTTGGATCCGGTTGTTCCAACATTTCCGGGAAAGTGTTCATGGACTACGATCTGAATTGTGTCAAGAACGGCACCGAACGCTTTCGTCCCAATTCGCTGCTTCAGTTCGATCCGGGTCCGTACTTCGCAACCACCAATGCGGGCGGAGCCTATTCGCTGAACGTACCGAACGGGACCTACACGGTGACGGAGATCACAAGCGACGCAGAACAGCATTGCCATCCGGAGCCGGTTACGGTGAACGCCAATGGCCTTGCCGTGCTCGACTTCGCTGATACGGCGCTTGTGGCCCTCGATGTGGAGTTGACCATGGCCAGCGGTCCGGCCAGACCAGGCTTCGAATTGGCCTACGCGATCGACATGGCGAATCTGACACCGGATGCCACTGGGAACAACCAGGTGGTGATGACCTTCGATCCGACACTTGTGTTCATCAGTGCTTCCTTGAACCCGAGTTCCAGCACGGCCAACACCCTTACCTGGAACAATGTGGGGAACATGAACAACTTCGCGACGCGTGATCTGCTCGTGCGTTTCCAGATCCCATCGAACGTAGGCTTGATCGGCACACAGTTGAGCGCCACCGCCACGGTGACACCCGTGAACCTGGATGCCGTACCCGTGAACAATACCGCCACTTGGCTGGTGACGATCATCGGCAGCTTCGACCCGAACGACAAGACCGCCAACACAAGTCATGGAAATAGCAGCACCATCTATCTGATCGATGAAGATGAGTGGGTGGATTATGTGGTCCGTTTCCAGAACACCGGCTCCGATACGGCATTCCTGGTGGTGATCACAGATACGCTGCCAGCGCAGCTGGACCCGGCCACGATCCGCATGGGTGCTGGTTCGCACAACTTCATCTGGTCCCTCTCCGGGCAGGGTATACTTCGATGGACCTTCCCGAACATCCTGCTCCCGGACAGCAACGTGAACGAGGCAGCCTCTCACGGCTTCGTCTCCTTCCGTATCCGCCCGCATGAACCGCTCGCACCCGGCACCGTGATCAGCAACACCGCCAACATCTTCTTCGATTTCAACGATCCGGTGATCACCGAACCAAGCGTGCTGGTGGCGGAGTTCAGTACAGGGTTGAACGCTGAGTTCAACTCAGAAGATCTCAATGTATTCCCGAACCCGACGAATGGATCGGTGAGGGTGAACTATGACAATGGGGGTATGCGATCCTTAGCACTTCTCGCGATGGACGGAAGGACTGTGCTCAGCGAACAATTGGGCGGAAACGCAATGGCCGAGATCGATCTCGCGACCATTGCTACCGGCACGTATGTGCTGGTGATCATTTCAGGGAGAGGCGAACAGCTGCACACGCGTGTGACCAAATTCTAA
- a CDS encoding PIN domain-containing protein, translating to MSKRAFLDTNIMLDLLGERAPFYIPIAQIATLAERQQLTLVASPISFATVNYFLSKNEGSTVAREKLRKFKILCEICPINEQTIEKGLNSAIKDFEDALQYFSATDSECDVIITRNGKDFKASMIPVMTAKEFLARLSNS from the coding sequence ATGAGTAAACGGGCCTTCCTCGACACCAATATCATGTTAGATCTGTTAGGCGAACGTGCTCCCTTCTATATACCGATCGCCCAGATCGCCACCTTGGCCGAAAGACAACAGTTGACACTTGTTGCTTCCCCAATTTCGTTCGCAACCGTCAACTATTTTCTCTCGAAGAACGAAGGCTCAACAGTGGCAAGAGAAAAATTGAGAAAATTCAAGATCTTATGCGAGATCTGTCCCATCAATGAACAGACCATTGAAAAGGGGTTGAACTCAGCGATAAAAGATTTCGAAGATGCCTTGCAGTATTTCAGTGCAACCGATTCGGAATGTGACGTGATCATAACACGAAACGGAAAAGACTTCAAGGCCTCGATGATACCCGTTATGACGGCGAAGGAATTTTTAGCGAGACTTAGCAATAGTTGA
- a CDS encoding inositol monophosphatase: MDLKKLTEQVEALCIEVAAFIRDEAGKLTEAGVSTKSANNLVTHVDHTAEDRLVEALEKILPNAGFIAEEGSGERGEGLNWIIDPLDGTTNFVHGVPCYCISIALVDGTEPLLGVVHEVTRNERFTAWKGGGAYMNGEPIKVSPRKKLVDSLLATGFPYDDFGYETEYMDLLRELMHRTRGIRRLGSAAADLAYVACGRFEAFYEYGLNSWDVAAGVLLVREAGGKVSGFQPSKDPVFDEEIVATNSAVHDELLEAIERNWQRQD, translated from the coding sequence ATGGACCTCAAGAAGCTCACGGAACAAGTTGAAGCACTCTGCATCGAAGTTGCAGCATTCATACGCGATGAAGCGGGCAAGCTCACCGAAGCTGGCGTAAGCACTAAGAGCGCGAACAACCTAGTTACGCACGTGGATCACACCGCTGAGGACCGTCTTGTGGAAGCCTTGGAAAAGATCCTACCCAATGCAGGATTCATTGCCGAAGAAGGCAGTGGCGAACGCGGCGAAGGCCTGAACTGGATCATCGATCCGCTCGATGGCACCACCAACTTCGTTCATGGTGTACCCTGCTATTGCATCAGCATTGCGTTGGTCGATGGAACCGAACCACTGTTGGGTGTGGTGCACGAAGTAACACGCAACGAACGCTTCACCGCTTGGAAAGGTGGTGGCGCCTACATGAATGGCGAACCGATCAAGGTATCCCCTAGGAAGAAATTAGTGGATAGCCTTTTGGCCACCGGTTTCCCCTATGATGATTTCGGCTACGAGACCGAGTACATGGATCTCTTACGCGAGCTCATGCACCGTACGCGCGGCATCCGCCGTTTGGGCAGTGCCGCCGCGGATCTTGCTTACGTAGCCTGCGGAAGGTTCGAAGCCTTTTACGAGTACGGCTTGAACAGCTGGGACGTAGCCGCCGGTGTACTCTTGGTACGCGAAGCCGGTGGAAAGGTCAGTGGTTTCCAACCGAGCAAGGACCCTGTTTTTGATGAGGAGATCGTTGCTACGAATAGCGCGGTGCATGATGAATTGTTGGAGGCAATTGAGCGGAATTGGCAACGGCAGGATTGA
- a CDS encoding type II toxin-antitoxin system RelE/ParE family toxin: protein MSYEVRILRSAEREILRLPVSVQNRIFIALDGFEKEPRPQGCKKLKNSNNLWRIRIGAYRVIYSIQETIQLVRVERAAHRSEVYR, encoded by the coding sequence GTGAGCTACGAAGTTCGGATCCTCCGTAGTGCCGAACGCGAGATCCTTCGCCTTCCCGTTTCAGTACAGAACCGGATATTCATCGCACTGGATGGTTTTGAAAAAGAACCACGACCACAGGGATGCAAGAAATTGAAGAACAGTAACAACCTTTGGCGTATTCGGATCGGAGCATACCGCGTGATCTATTCAATTCAGGAAACCATACAACTTGTTCGTGTTGAGCGTGCCGCGCACCGCAGCGAAGTCTATCGGTAA
- a CDS encoding DUF11 domain-containing protein, translated as MKHLLTILVLFLSSGLQAQQEWFLKKKPLRTQEMGWAQRGGVAFSLGDYIIFGMGYDRTGYPSGSFKKYDPTTNTFSAFAVEGETHSLAESKAGEGGVGFSIGDIGYVGLGGTYNYDANDTIFQYTLAENNFWNMQPLVFPGGQRIGAIVFVIGDKAYIGGGANNGGWQNFNDLWEYSPTTGWAQRANMPANIDGGVAFALDGKGYVISKTGTALWSYDPVADAWSVKAPYPGGVRDGAAAFTIGDRGYVGTGSNTQDFFAYEPASDSWTPAPALWAAAGRDHAVAVSHGTKAYLIGGYVPAQGVQAEIWELGPSAPLVPGTWAQRPYLPGSVRRHPVSFTIDDILYLGGGIAGVGNRLTDLWSYAPITRTWTARAAMPTEASVGVEAAAPANGKGYILTASATDNFWAYDPVADTWAQATDLLGGARTNTVAFGVDDRVFISTGLIGGVRQNDLWAYDPQTNAWEQRVSPGMAVHSSASFVMGGKGCISAGNIAGSSTATDYARCYDPATDSWAGIASFLAPNNMQSHMAFGIGDQGFRAGGTLSGTIMDAFHSYDPVTDAWTIEATTGGGFRVDGTAASAAGRGFLSCGNLNQNDGFISSAAQTNDLWEYIPWDYVVAPGVSGTVYYDADEDCTINAGDVAAPYKILKVQPGGFYTSTDQAGNYFLAMPVGQYTLEQMDPAWGDHCDPSPRSFEVLEGGPALVVDFPDTITFGLDVGVALSSGVARRGSEFVLALTIENNTPLVSGAVNVQLILDPNLTFTASVPPPTSINGNTIVWDLPQATFTNPVNIQVSTQVPNTVGIIGTQLVNMASITCTEAETVTANNTTTNFRTVTGPWDPNDKVAHTSSGSSDVWLLGEDEFIDYTIRFQNTGNDTAFTVVVTDTLPQNLEPGSIVMGAASHPFTWKLSGHGTLEFTFANILLPDSNVNEAASHGFVSFRIKPRTPLLPGTTIENIANIYFDFNEPVITEPSVLVAEFSTGLEVLEPETNLYLYPNPALHSVSVGGMRMGEQIAELRLLALDGRILRIVNTKGTLPRMDIAEFADGLYIVQAVVNAERTYTLTFIKH; from the coding sequence ATGAAGCATCTACTTACTATCCTTGTTCTTTTTCTGTCTTCCGGCTTGCAGGCCCAGCAGGAATGGTTCCTGAAAAAGAAGCCGCTGCGCACGCAGGAGATGGGCTGGGCACAGCGGGGTGGTGTGGCCTTCAGTTTAGGAGACTACATCATCTTCGGTATGGGATACGACCGCACTGGATACCCGAGCGGTTCCTTCAAGAAGTACGATCCGACTACCAACACCTTCTCCGCTTTCGCTGTGGAGGGCGAAACACACAGCCTCGCCGAAAGCAAGGCGGGTGAAGGCGGGGTCGGCTTTTCCATTGGCGACATTGGCTATGTTGGCTTAGGCGGGACCTATAATTACGACGCCAACGACACGATCTTCCAGTACACGCTCGCGGAGAATAATTTCTGGAATATGCAACCGCTCGTGTTCCCGGGCGGCCAGCGCATCGGGGCCATCGTTTTCGTTATCGGTGACAAGGCCTATATCGGAGGTGGAGCGAACAATGGAGGCTGGCAGAACTTCAACGACCTCTGGGAGTACTCACCAACAACAGGTTGGGCGCAGCGCGCGAATATGCCCGCTAACATTGACGGTGGCGTCGCCTTCGCATTGGACGGAAAGGGCTATGTGATCAGCAAAACCGGCACTGCGCTCTGGAGCTATGACCCGGTCGCCGACGCTTGGAGCGTGAAAGCACCCTATCCGGGTGGTGTGCGTGATGGTGCCGCGGCCTTCACCATAGGCGATAGGGGTTACGTAGGTACAGGTAGCAATACGCAGGACTTTTTCGCATACGAACCTGCATCGGATTCTTGGACCCCTGCTCCGGCATTGTGGGCTGCAGCGGGGCGGGATCATGCCGTGGCGGTATCGCATGGCACCAAGGCCTACCTCATTGGCGGCTATGTTCCCGCGCAAGGAGTCCAAGCTGAGATCTGGGAACTAGGGCCATCCGCCCCTTTAGTGCCCGGCACCTGGGCCCAGCGTCCGTACCTGCCAGGTTCAGTTCGCAGACATCCCGTGTCTTTCACGATCGACGATATTCTCTACTTGGGTGGAGGGATCGCAGGTGTCGGCAACAGGCTCACGGATCTGTGGTCCTATGCTCCGATCACACGCACATGGACGGCCCGCGCCGCAATGCCCACCGAAGCCTCGGTCGGTGTAGAAGCAGCTGCTCCAGCGAACGGAAAGGGATATATCCTGACCGCTTCGGCAACGGACAATTTCTGGGCGTATGATCCTGTGGCGGACACGTGGGCACAAGCTACCGATCTACTCGGTGGTGCGCGCACCAATACGGTCGCCTTTGGAGTGGATGATCGGGTCTTCATCAGCACCGGACTGATCGGCGGAGTGCGCCAGAATGACCTGTGGGCGTACGACCCTCAGACCAATGCATGGGAGCAGCGCGTTAGCCCCGGCATGGCCGTGCATTCCTCGGCTTCGTTCGTGATGGGAGGCAAGGGCTGTATCTCTGCCGGGAATATCGCGGGTTCCAGCACGGCCACCGACTACGCTCGCTGTTACGATCCCGCGACAGATAGCTGGGCCGGCATCGCATCCTTTCTTGCGCCGAACAACATGCAGTCACACATGGCATTCGGGATCGGTGATCAAGGTTTCCGTGCAGGAGGTACACTTTCAGGTACTATAATGGATGCCTTCCACAGCTATGACCCCGTGACCGATGCATGGACGATAGAGGCAACGACCGGAGGTGGCTTTCGAGTGGATGGCACTGCGGCTTCAGCTGCCGGTAGAGGCTTCCTGTCCTGCGGCAATCTGAACCAGAACGATGGCTTCATATCATCCGCTGCACAGACCAACGACCTCTGGGAGTATATTCCATGGGACTATGTTGTTGCGCCCGGAGTGAGCGGCACGGTCTATTATGATGCGGACGAAGACTGCACCATCAACGCAGGCGATGTGGCCGCACCATACAAGATCCTAAAAGTGCAGCCCGGTGGTTTCTACACCAGCACAGATCAAGCAGGAAACTATTTTCTGGCCATGCCCGTGGGACAGTACACCTTGGAACAGATGGATCCCGCATGGGGCGATCACTGCGATCCGAGCCCACGATCTTTCGAGGTACTTGAAGGTGGCCCAGCCTTGGTCGTGGATTTTCCCGATACGATCACCTTCGGCTTGGATGTGGGTGTAGCACTCTCTTCTGGAGTGGCACGCCGCGGATCAGAGTTCGTGCTTGCACTCACCATAGAGAACAATACGCCCCTTGTAAGTGGAGCGGTCAACGTGCAATTGATATTGGACCCGAACCTCACCTTCACCGCTTCTGTACCTCCGCCCACCAGCATCAATGGCAATACCATCGTATGGGATCTACCCCAAGCGACGTTTACCAATCCGGTGAATATTCAAGTGAGCACGCAGGTACCGAACACAGTTGGGATCATCGGAACGCAATTGGTGAACATGGCGAGTATCACCTGCACCGAAGCCGAGACGGTAACCGCCAACAACACCACAACGAATTTCAGAACGGTTACCGGCCCGTGGGACCCCAACGACAAGGTGGCGCATACCAGCTCGGGCAGCAGCGATGTCTGGCTTCTCGGTGAGGATGAATTCATCGACTACACGATCCGCTTCCAGAACACGGGCAACGATACGGCCTTTACGGTAGTGGTAACGGACACGTTGCCGCAGAACTTAGAGCCCGGTTCCATCGTCATGGGTGCAGCCTCGCATCCATTCACATGGAAGTTGAGTGGGCATGGTACGCTGGAATTCACCTTCGCAAATATTCTACTGCCAGATAGCAACGTGAACGAAGCCGCCAGTCATGGCTTCGTCTCCTTCCGCATCAAGCCACGCACACCTCTACTTCCTGGAACAACCATTGAGAACATCGCCAACATCTACTTCGATTTCAATGAGCCGGTGATCACCGAGCCGAGCGTGTTAGTGGCGGAGTTCAGTACGGGGCTGGAAGTTCTGGAGCCCGAAACCAACTTGTACCTGTACCCCAACCCAGCACTGCATTCGGTCAGTGTTGGTGGCATGCGCATGGGCGAACAGATCGCTGAACTAAGGTTGCTTGCCTTGGATGGTCGCATCCTTCGGATCGTGAACACCAAAGGCACTTTGCCCCGGATGGATATCGCGGAGTTTGCCGATGGCCTTTACATCGTACAGGCTGTTGTGAATGCCGAACGAACATATACCCTGACCTTCATTAAACACTGA